The following proteins are co-located in the Polymorphospora rubra genome:
- a CDS encoding archease, with protein MGERPPVGHRSVPHTADVRIEAWAPARERCVAEAVAGLVGSFAEVPPAGEQTVEFRVDPGSDEDMLVAVLDEVIFRMDTEGRLPASADVAAVEGGFEVRLRMADPDRVEVVGAVPKAVSLHELRFAPDVDGWSCAVTLDV; from the coding sequence GTGGGGGAGCGGCCACCGGTGGGCCACCGCAGCGTGCCGCACACCGCCGACGTACGCATCGAGGCGTGGGCGCCGGCTCGCGAGCGCTGCGTGGCGGAGGCCGTGGCGGGCCTGGTCGGCAGCTTCGCCGAGGTGCCGCCGGCGGGGGAGCAGACCGTGGAGTTCCGGGTCGACCCGGGCAGCGACGAGGACATGCTGGTCGCCGTCCTCGACGAGGTGATCTTCCGGATGGACACCGAGGGCCGGCTGCCGGCGTCCGCCGACGTGGCCGCCGTCGAGGGCGGGTTCGAGGTACGGCTGCGGATGGCCGATCCCGACCGGGTCGAGGTGGTGGGTGCGGTGCCGAAGGCGGTGTCGCTGCACGAGCTGCGGTTCGCGCCGGACGTGGACGGCTGGTCGTGTGCGGTGACCCTCGACGTGTGA
- a CDS encoding phosphotransferase, with translation MDRIAGWVAEHHGIALTDLRAVEAGADRGADLFRGTDSDGTGYAVKWTVNDSTAGLVIPEALGAVAPGTVADVVRTRDGGLLADVAGRRLAVTRWVTGAPALGGPLRREQWTAYGRLLARLHRVPVDDALTVAVPAETYDPGKWVRAFDDADRAVTGVGPGADDIQHRLAEGWTAGRDRLFEVRDRAVALAGVLRRRADLPAPVPCHADPHLGNVIVTGDTRVVLIDFDDAVLAPPERDLMFVLGGGVLPFAPATTVQQAWFLDGYGGVDPDPELLTYYRCTRALEDVAELATVALDPALDLAERAENLGYVEGVLGPYGLLAQALPGG, from the coding sequence GTGGATCGGATCGCCGGCTGGGTCGCCGAACACCACGGGATCGCGCTGACCGACCTGCGCGCCGTCGAGGCCGGCGCCGACCGGGGTGCCGACCTCTTCCGCGGCACCGACTCTGACGGGACCGGCTACGCCGTCAAGTGGACCGTGAACGACTCGACGGCCGGCCTGGTGATCCCGGAAGCGCTCGGGGCCGTGGCACCCGGCACGGTCGCCGACGTCGTCCGTACCCGCGACGGCGGGCTGTTGGCCGATGTCGCCGGGCGGCGCCTCGCGGTCACCCGCTGGGTCACCGGTGCCCCGGCGTTGGGCGGCCCGCTACGGCGCGAGCAATGGACGGCGTACGGCCGGCTGCTGGCCCGCCTGCACCGGGTCCCGGTCGACGACGCCCTGACGGTGGCGGTGCCGGCGGAGACGTACGACCCGGGGAAGTGGGTGCGGGCCTTCGACGACGCCGACCGCGCGGTCACCGGCGTCGGTCCGGGCGCGGACGACATCCAGCACCGGTTGGCCGAGGGTTGGACGGCCGGCCGGGACCGGCTGTTCGAGGTCCGGGACCGGGCCGTGGCACTGGCCGGGGTGCTGCGCCGCCGCGCCGACCTGCCGGCACCGGTGCCGTGTCACGCCGACCCGCATCTCGGCAACGTCATCGTCACCGGGGACACCCGCGTCGTTCTGATCGACTTCGACGACGCCGTACTCGCCCCGCCGGAGCGCGACCTCATGTTCGTGCTCGGCGGGGGAGTGCTGCCCTTCGCGCCGGCCACCACCGTGCAACAGGCGTGGTTCCTCGACGGCTACGGCGGTGTCGACCCCGACCCGGAGCTGCTGACCTACTACCGGTGCACCCGGGCCCTCGAAGACGTCGCCGAGCTCGCCACGGTCGCGCTCGACCCCGCCCTCGACCTGGCGGAGCGGGCCGAGAACCTCGGCTACGTCGAGGGCGTGCTCGGGCCGTACGGCCTGCTCGCCCAGGCGCTGCCGGGAGGGTAG
- a CDS encoding nitroreductase family protein, whose protein sequence is MEFQDVVRRRRMVRTYTDRPVPPDVVDRIVHNALRAPSAGFSQGWGFLVLDNADDIARFRDAARPEQDPQNWFAANVQAPLLIVAHSNKDAYLDRYAQPDKGQTDRSEARWPAPYWDIDTGMASLLMLLTAVDAGLGACFFGISPDRIDTYREAFGVPAHFAPIGAVSIGYSDEPPRDLRGRRRPTADVVHRGSWGQPAG, encoded by the coding sequence ATGGAGTTCCAGGATGTCGTCCGCCGCCGGCGCATGGTCCGCACCTACACCGACCGGCCGGTCCCACCCGACGTCGTCGACCGGATCGTGCACAACGCGCTCCGGGCACCGTCGGCCGGCTTCTCCCAGGGCTGGGGCTTCCTGGTGCTCGACAACGCCGACGACATCGCGCGCTTCCGCGACGCGGCCCGGCCGGAGCAGGACCCGCAGAACTGGTTCGCCGCCAACGTGCAGGCGCCGCTGCTGATCGTGGCGCACTCCAACAAGGACGCCTACCTGGACCGGTACGCGCAGCCCGACAAGGGACAGACCGACCGGTCGGAGGCCCGGTGGCCGGCGCCGTACTGGGACATCGACACCGGCATGGCGTCGCTGCTGATGCTGCTCACGGCGGTCGACGCCGGACTCGGCGCCTGCTTCTTCGGCATCTCGCCCGACCGCATCGACACGTACCGCGAGGCGTTCGGGGTGCCCGCGCACTTCGCTCCGATCGGGGCGGTCTCGATCGGCTACAGCGATGAGCCGCCCCGCGACCTGCGCGGCCGGCGCCGGCCGACCGCCGACGTCGTGCACCGGGGCAGCTGGGGCCAGCCGGCCGGGTAG
- a CDS encoding LPXTG cell wall anchor domain-containing protein: MGSGKEYEELEEVPDEFRTFADRHALEYRNTLPGIALYLGVAALFVGGLFVTVPEDRRAGLWLILLGLVLLAAWILLHRRKRHREDELRRGYLHRKRKQNEPGDPYE, encoded by the coding sequence ATGGGTAGCGGGAAAGAGTACGAGGAGCTGGAGGAGGTTCCGGACGAGTTCCGGACCTTCGCCGACCGGCACGCGCTCGAATACCGCAACACCCTGCCCGGCATCGCCCTCTACCTGGGCGTCGCGGCGTTGTTCGTCGGGGGGCTCTTCGTGACCGTCCCCGAGGACCGCCGTGCCGGGCTCTGGCTGATCCTGCTCGGACTGGTGCTGCTCGCCGCCTGGATTCTGCTGCACCGGCGGAAGCGGCACCGGGAGGACGAGTTGCGCCGCGGATACCTGCACCGGAAGCGGAAGCAGAACGAACCCGGCGACCCGTACGAGTAG
- a CDS encoding MarR family winged helix-turn-helix transcriptional regulator — MSDRDPVDDVGSAHLGRLLLRALRQVQANAVTKLHGCGHPGIRTGHLPVFGYIDDTGTRITDLAARAGMTRQMMGRLVRELEDLGYVTTGADPDDQRAVVVTLTTQGYGFGADGEAVKASLEREYEELLGPGEPARLRRSLALLANLGAGERQDG; from the coding sequence ATGTCGGATCGGGATCCGGTCGACGACGTCGGCAGCGCACACCTCGGCCGGCTGCTGTTGCGGGCGCTGCGCCAGGTCCAGGCCAACGCGGTCACCAAACTCCACGGGTGCGGCCACCCCGGCATCCGTACCGGGCACCTGCCGGTCTTCGGCTACATCGACGACACCGGCACCCGCATCACCGACCTCGCCGCCCGGGCCGGGATGACCCGTCAGATGATGGGCCGCCTGGTCCGCGAACTGGAGGACCTCGGATACGTCACGACCGGAGCCGACCCCGACGACCAACGCGCGGTCGTCGTCACCCTCACCACACAGGGGTACGGCTTCGGCGCGGACGGCGAAGCGGTGAAGGCGAGCCTCGAGCGGGAGTACGAGGAACTGCTCGGCCCGGGTGAGCCGGCCCGACTTCGCCGCTCCCTCGCACTGCTGGCGAACCTGGGCGCCGGGGAGCGACAGGATGGGTAG
- a CDS encoding MFS transporter produces the protein MTGPYRTLLALPGAAAFVTAGLAARLAHLTTVLGIVFLVSALSGSYGLGGLVSGAYALAYSLVAPLLGRLADRHRQGPVLVATAVATTVTRTGFLVAAGAGAPAWVLVILAATSGASMPAIGPFVRARWAHLLTGSPRLHAATSFESVVDELLLVIGPVLVSTSVAYLHPAAALILAVPLAAGGSIALALQHRTEPPGAPADRPAPGTALRTPGLPLLLLTFALISTVLIGLDVAVIAYTERQGTQALGGWILATIAAGSALSGLWYGARDWSHPPHRRLTVVLPMLTVGTVPFVVAPTTGWLFPAAFTLGLTLAPAFIDGFSIAGRAVAAHHRTEGLTWLTTAAGIGISAGSATAGVLVDTWGTTAAFALATGCAATAALTGRAASRRLTAPW, from the coding sequence ATGACCGGTCCCTACCGGACACTGCTCGCCCTACCGGGCGCCGCCGCCTTCGTCACCGCCGGACTGGCCGCCCGGCTCGCCCACCTGACGACCGTCCTGGGCATCGTCTTCCTCGTCTCGGCACTCAGCGGCTCCTACGGCCTCGGCGGACTGGTCTCCGGCGCCTACGCGCTCGCGTACTCGCTCGTCGCCCCGCTGCTCGGCCGCCTCGCCGACCGCCACCGGCAGGGGCCGGTCCTCGTGGCGACCGCCGTCGCCACCACCGTCACCCGCACCGGGTTCCTGGTGGCGGCCGGGGCCGGCGCCCCGGCCTGGGTCCTCGTCATCCTGGCCGCAACGAGTGGCGCCAGCATGCCGGCCATCGGACCGTTCGTCCGGGCCCGCTGGGCCCACCTGCTGACCGGCTCGCCACGGCTGCACGCGGCGACGTCCTTCGAGTCGGTCGTGGACGAACTACTTCTCGTCATCGGCCCGGTCCTGGTGTCGACGTCGGTCGCGTACCTGCACCCCGCGGCCGCCCTGATCCTGGCGGTTCCGCTCGCCGCCGGCGGCTCGATCGCGCTCGCGCTGCAGCACCGCACCGAACCGCCGGGCGCTCCCGCGGACCGGCCGGCGCCCGGAACCGCCCTGCGCACGCCCGGACTTCCCCTGCTGCTGCTCACCTTCGCGCTGATCAGCACGGTGCTGATCGGGCTCGACGTCGCGGTCATCGCCTACACCGAACGCCAGGGCACCCAGGCACTCGGCGGCTGGATCCTGGCGACGATCGCCGCCGGCAGTGCCCTGTCCGGGCTCTGGTACGGCGCCCGCGACTGGTCCCACCCACCGCACCGGCGGCTGACGGTCGTACTGCCGATGCTGACGGTGGGCACGGTGCCGTTCGTGGTCGCGCCGACGACCGGATGGCTGTTCCCGGCCGCGTTCACGCTCGGGCTGACGCTCGCGCCGGCCTTCATCGACGGCTTCTCGATCGCCGGCCGGGCCGTCGCCGCCCACCACCGGACCGAGGGCCTGACCTGGCTCACGACGGCCGCCGGCATCGGCATCTCCGCCGGCTCGGCCACCGCCGGGGTGCTGGTGGACACCTGGGGTACGACGGCGGCCTTCGCCCTCGCCACCGGATGCGCCGCCACCGCGGCACTCACCGGCCGCGCCGCGAGCCGCCGGCTGACCGCGCCGTGGTAG